From Paenibacillus sp. GP183, one genomic window encodes:
- a CDS encoding MFS transporter: protein MRTSKWYNQFLSFVKSYHPIVHSLLIGTILARLASSMSLPFLAIYLVKQTDMSAVMIGLVIGAGSLAGTLGGFVGGALSDQFGRRKILLGALFGWGIVFLGFAIAKSALIFFLLSLLNGLCRSFYEPVSQALMADLTEKEKRFKVFSLRYLAVNIGVSVGPLLGALFATLDSTLPFIITGCVYLFYACGIYFLLNKFGIRTIEGDHKANTTFLSTWRVVKSDVVLRYYLLGGIVTALGYSQMTVTLSQYVGNKLIDGITLFAVMMSVNAITVVVMQIPFTKWASPHSPLTVLTVGVIFFALGNVGFGLSTGWIAFIISMIIFTFGEMLTYPSTNLLIDRIAPESMRGTYYGAQTFSSLGHFLGPWIGGILLSQYNGKVLFLTMAVVAMSAIGFYRLGESVRVSETKEQTSVKA from the coding sequence ATGAGAACCAGCAAATGGTATAACCAATTTCTTTCCTTTGTGAAATCTTATCATCCGATCGTGCATTCTCTGCTGATTGGAACGATCCTTGCGAGATTGGCCTCTTCCATGAGCTTGCCTTTTCTTGCGATTTATCTGGTAAAGCAGACGGATATGAGTGCTGTTATGATTGGCCTGGTGATCGGGGCTGGTTCTTTGGCTGGAACTTTGGGAGGGTTTGTTGGGGGAGCCCTTTCCGACCAATTCGGACGCAGAAAAATTCTTCTCGGTGCGCTGTTTGGATGGGGCATTGTATTTCTTGGTTTTGCGATTGCTAAAAGTGCTCTGATATTCTTCCTGCTCAGTCTGCTCAATGGACTCTGCCGGTCGTTTTATGAACCTGTTTCCCAGGCGCTAATGGCGGACCTGACCGAGAAAGAAAAGCGGTTTAAAGTATTTTCCTTGAGATATCTGGCCGTTAATATCGGAGTTTCGGTGGGTCCGCTGCTCGGCGCTTTATTTGCGACCTTGGACAGCACTCTTCCTTTTATCATTACCGGCTGTGTCTATCTTTTCTATGCTTGCGGCATATACTTCCTGCTGAACAAATTCGGAATTAGAACCATCGAAGGAGATCATAAAGCCAATACAACCTTCCTGTCTACCTGGAGAGTGGTGAAAAGCGATGTTGTACTCAGGTATTATCTTCTCGGTGGTATCGTGACTGCGCTCGGATATTCACAGATGACGGTAACGCTGTCCCAATATGTGGGGAATAAGCTGATTGATGGAATCACCTTGTTTGCTGTCATGATGAGCGTTAATGCTATTACAGTCGTCGTTATGCAGATTCCTTTTACCAAATGGGCGAGTCCGCACTCCCCCCTAACTGTGTTAACGGTTGGAGTGATCTTTTTTGCACTGGGCAATGTCGGATTCGGCTTGTCTACGGGTTGGATTGCCTTCATAATCTCCATGATCATATTCACCTTTGGAGAGATGCTGACTTATCCTTCAACTAATCTGCTTATTGACCGAATAGCTCCGGAGAGCATGCGAGGAACCTATTACGGAGCTCAAACCTTCAGCAGCCTGGGACATTTCCTGGGTCCGTGGATCGGCGGGATACTGCTCAGTCAATACAACGGAAAGGTTTTGTTCCTCACCATGGCGGTCGTAGCCATGAGCGCGATAGGCTTTTATAGGCTTGGGGAATCCGTCCGTGTTTCTGAAACAAAAGAACAAACATCGGTAAAAGCATGA
- a CDS encoding N-acetylmuramoyl-L-alanine amidase — protein sequence MVHPHPSKLLLLLFSMLSLVFLAGFDKPPIIVIDPGHQEKADSSREPDGPNSKVMKPKTTSGATGISTKQPEYKLNLEVSLLLRDELKKRGFQVIMTRETNNVTISNRERAEMANMANADLLIRIHADGSPESSAHGISVLYPSPKVPYAEEDKKIATKVLEQMIKETKANSRGIVERSDLAGFNWSKVPTILVEMGFLSNVNEDKKMATASYQQSLASGMANGIEQYFQSNVNPGFVSKNNGDSPKSVEKPTPTPVETQNPESTKEQAAVPQPTPVQTNLQTEQPKDIQQEAKPAASPKIDSKAYAGILALVCLGVAALLVKKRLK from the coding sequence ATGGTACATCCACATCCAAGTAAATTATTGCTGCTGTTATTTTCAATGCTGAGTCTTGTTTTTCTCGCAGGTTTTGATAAACCTCCAATTATTGTGATCGATCCAGGCCACCAGGAAAAAGCGGATAGCAGTCGGGAACCCGATGGTCCCAATTCAAAAGTAATGAAACCAAAAACAACCAGCGGCGCAACAGGGATTTCAACCAAACAACCTGAGTATAAGTTAAATTTGGAAGTATCCTTGCTCCTTCGGGACGAACTGAAAAAACGCGGTTTCCAAGTTATTATGACTCGTGAAACCAATAACGTCACCATTTCCAATAGGGAAAGAGCGGAGATGGCCAATATGGCAAATGCAGATCTGTTGATCCGGATTCATGCAGATGGATCCCCTGAAAGCAGCGCTCACGGCATCTCTGTTTTATATCCATCCCCAAAAGTTCCGTATGCGGAAGAAGATAAAAAGATAGCGACCAAGGTGCTGGAACAGATGATCAAGGAAACAAAAGCAAATTCAAGAGGCATTGTAGAACGAAGCGATTTAGCCGGATTCAATTGGTCAAAGGTACCTACCATCCTGGTCGAAATGGGATTTCTGTCCAATGTAAATGAAGATAAAAAAATGGCAACGGCAAGCTACCAACAATCACTGGCAAGTGGAATGGCTAATGGGATAGAACAATATTTTCAAAGCAATGTTAATCCTGGCTTCGTATCCAAAAATAACGGTGATTCACCTAAGTCTGTTGAGAAACCGACGCCAACCCCGGTGGAAACTCAGAATCCCGAGTCTACAAAGGAACAAGCTGCGGTTCCTCAGCCAACTCCAGTACAGACGAACTTGCAAACAGAGCAGCCCAAAGACATCCAACAGGAAGCAAAACCAGCAGCTTCACCCAAAATTGATAGTAAGGCTTATGCAGGGATATTAGCTCTTGTTTGTTTGGGAGTTGCAGCGTTATTGGTAAAGAAGAGGTTGAAATAG
- a CDS encoding MFS transporter, translated as MKFRDFHPNIRIRIIIQFFSGLMSVMVLPLMAIYFAERIGATLTGILLFMTVVIGVISGFLGGYYADRIGRKKLMVLAEVGIMVSYAVAALCNSPLFHSVWFTYVAIIGINVFWGIFGPSSDAMVLDVSKPEERKYIYSIQYWSNNLSYAIGGLIGAFLFKEHLFELLLSLTAMGIITTLATLFLIKETFVRSVNEASENQKSGWRDIFHNYGSVLKDRVFLVFVVASMLLVSVEFHLGNYISVRLADSMPVQGLFTWFGEVVRVDGLHTIGILRTENTLLVVLFGVAARVLFSRMKDAFVLYFGLAIYIIGYSFIAYSSSVWLVMIAMLVATLGEVMYVPVKQAFLGDIPPKHARSTYMALYGFHYRGAWMLSSLAVVVGGVFPPAAMAVVFFACGMIGLVLLFAINGELRKRRATAE; from the coding sequence ATGAAGTTTCGCGATTTTCATCCTAATATTCGAATTCGGATTATTATTCAATTTTTCAGCGGTTTGATGAGTGTTATGGTTCTTCCGCTTATGGCCATTTATTTTGCGGAACGAATCGGTGCGACCTTGACGGGCATCCTGCTGTTTATGACCGTTGTGATCGGAGTGATCAGCGGTTTTTTAGGCGGATACTATGCAGACCGGATTGGACGCAAAAAGTTAATGGTACTTGCTGAAGTTGGAATCATGGTTAGCTATGCGGTTGCCGCTTTGTGCAACTCGCCGCTTTTTCATTCCGTGTGGTTTACGTATGTGGCTATAATCGGAATCAATGTCTTTTGGGGGATATTCGGCCCGAGCTCGGATGCTATGGTTCTGGACGTGAGTAAACCCGAAGAGCGGAAATACATATACAGTATCCAGTATTGGAGCAATAACCTATCCTATGCCATTGGCGGATTGATCGGCGCCTTTTTGTTCAAAGAGCATTTATTTGAGCTGCTTCTAAGTCTTACGGCGATGGGCATAATAACTACGCTCGCGACGTTATTTTTGATCAAGGAGACGTTTGTTAGAAGTGTGAACGAGGCAAGCGAGAATCAAAAGTCCGGCTGGCGGGATATTTTCCATAATTACGGCTCTGTGCTGAAGGATCGAGTATTTCTTGTATTTGTCGTAGCCAGCATGCTGCTGGTATCGGTGGAATTTCATCTGGGTAACTACATCAGTGTGCGGCTTGCGGACAGTATGCCGGTGCAGGGACTGTTTACTTGGTTCGGAGAGGTTGTTCGCGTGGACGGACTGCATACTATCGGGATTCTGCGCACGGAAAACACGCTGCTAGTTGTGCTGTTTGGAGTTGCTGCTAGAGTGCTGTTCTCCCGCATGAAGGATGCCTTTGTGCTTTACTTCGGTTTGGCGATTTACATAATCGGCTATAGCTTCATTGCGTATTCCAGCAGCGTATGGCTTGTTATGATTGCCATGCTTGTTGCAACGCTCGGGGAAGTCATGTACGTGCCCGTCAAGCAGGCATTTCTCGGTGATATTCCGCCCAAACATGCACGCAGTACGTATATGGCCCTTTACGGCTTTCATTACCGGGGCGCATGGATGCTGTCCAGTTTGGCAGTCGTCGTTGGCGGTGTGTTCCCTCCGGCTGCAATGGCAGTGGTTTTTTTCGCATGTGGTATGATAGGTCTTGTACTGTTGTTTGCCATCAATGGAGAACTGAGAAAACGGCGGGCTACTGCCGAGTAA
- a CDS encoding SDR family oxidoreductase translates to MGPFAKDLLKDKVILITGGATGLGRAMGEMFLALGARLAIASRREEVLKKAAEEMSRDGNEVFYKSCDVRDPAQVHDLVDAVEQHFGRMDVLINNAAGNFISPTQRLSPRAVDAVLNIVLHGTFYTTLEVGKRWIEQGIQGTMLNIVTTYASTGSGFVAPSAAAKAGVLALTRSLAVEWAQYGIRQVAIAPGAFPTEGAWTRLSPTPELERKMLDRLPLGRVGNPDELAHLAAYLISDYAGYINGEVVTIDGGEWLQGAGQFNDLLEITEEQWDVLADMTRKGK, encoded by the coding sequence ATGGGACCGTTCGCAAAAGATTTGCTCAAAGACAAGGTCATCCTGATCACAGGCGGGGCTACTGGTTTGGGACGTGCTATGGGAGAGATGTTTCTGGCGCTGGGGGCTCGGCTGGCTATTGCAAGTCGACGTGAGGAGGTTTTAAAAAAGGCAGCCGAAGAAATGAGCAGAGACGGGAATGAAGTGTTTTACAAAAGCTGCGATGTTCGCGACCCTGCTCAGGTTCATGACCTTGTAGATGCGGTTGAGCAGCATTTTGGCCGGATGGATGTGCTCATCAACAACGCAGCGGGAAATTTCATCAGCCCTACCCAGCGGCTTTCGCCTCGAGCCGTAGATGCGGTCTTGAACATTGTTTTGCACGGCACGTTTTATACCACCTTGGAAGTCGGGAAAAGATGGATCGAGCAAGGCATTCAAGGCACCATGCTCAATATCGTGACCACCTATGCCTCCACAGGCTCGGGATTCGTAGCCCCCTCGGCCGCCGCCAAAGCTGGTGTCCTGGCTCTAACCCGCTCCCTTGCGGTAGAGTGGGCGCAATATGGCATACGCCAAGTTGCCATTGCGCCGGGCGCATTTCCTACGGAAGGCGCTTGGACCCGACTCTCTCCAACGCCGGAGTTGGAGCGAAAAATGCTGGACCGCCTCCCGCTGGGGCGCGTCGGGAATCCAGATGAGCTCGCCCACTTGGCGGCTTATCTCATCTCCGACTACGCCGGCTACATCAACGGCGAAGTCGTGACTATAGACGGCGGCGAGTGGCTTCAGGGCGCCGGGCAGTTCAATGATCTGCTCGAGATTACCGAGGAGCAGTGGGATGTGCTCGCGGACATGACGCGCAAGGGGAAATGA
- a CDS encoding SRPBCC domain-containing protein, with protein sequence MQGYVLEVNAPHLLVFRWGADILRWELNGDGDMTVLVLRHRFADRQQAPSYAAGWHLCLEGLSGILNGKKMPSMAGHNAVKYGWKELYARYEEQFAERKRDSE encoded by the coding sequence ATGCAGGGGTATGTCCTGGAAGTCAACGCACCGCACCTTCTTGTATTTAGGTGGGGCGCCGACATCCTGCGATGGGAGCTGAACGGTGATGGAGACATGACTGTCCTGGTCCTTCGTCACCGCTTCGCAGACCGTCAGCAAGCCCCATCCTACGCGGCGGGATGGCACCTTTGTCTTGAAGGCCTTTCTGGAATACTGAATGGCAAGAAGATGCCCTCAATGGCGGGACATAATGCGGTCAAATACGGTTGGAAGGAACTGTACGCGCGGTATGAAGAGCAATTTGCAGAACGAAAGAGGGATTCTGAATGA
- a CDS encoding metalloregulator ArsR/SmtB family transcription factor has product MPDTYALIAEPSRRRILDRLLQSESSVNDLVKDLGLSQPLISKHLRTLREGGLVEVKVEAQRRIYSLDAGPLADIDEWLSAYRKTWNQHVDALAAHLDQRKILREGTTK; this is encoded by the coding sequence ATGCCCGATACCTACGCATTGATAGCAGAGCCTTCCCGTCGACGAATCCTGGACAGGCTGCTGCAGTCTGAGTCCAGTGTCAATGATCTGGTCAAAGATCTCGGTCTGTCACAGCCCCTGATATCCAAACACCTTCGGACACTCCGCGAAGGTGGTCTTGTAGAGGTTAAGGTAGAAGCCCAACGTCGCATCTATTCTCTGGATGCCGGACCGCTCGCGGATATAGATGAGTGGTTGAGTGCCTATCGGAAGACGTGGAATCAGCATGTTGACGCTTTGGCCGCGCACCTTGACCAGAGAAAAATTTTACGGGAGGGAACAACAAAATGA
- a CDS encoding MmgE/PrpD family protein, with amino-acid sequence MVTRELVSNCLNTTYESIPEEVILHAKKSILNWMGVAIGGSRHTSVEIFLDVKKELQSSEQVSILGRNEKADLLWATLINGTSSHVFDFDDTHLVTLNHPSSAIAPACFALAEKLNLSGKQILRAFVLGMEADLRIGNAISPSHYDSGWHITATTGVLGSAIAAGILLDLNEEQMIYALGIAGTQAFGFLEMLGTMTKLFHPGKAAQNGLWAALLAKRGFESSKQILEAKKGFANVLAPQHNLELVNIQWGSQWEILNNAFKPYACGIVLHPIIDACIALGQQIDPSQVKEIELTVNKYVMILTGKPEPKTGLEGKYSVHHVAALAFYDGDAAVEQFTDAKVFDPKILEFKDKIKPIVDESMKEDEVLVKLTTIDGQVIEYKVEHATGSIDNPMTDEHLCRKFKKLTTSIIGDDNTNAIIEKLYALDSEANLNQILSYCTN; translated from the coding sequence ATGGTTACTCGCGAATTGGTAAGCAATTGTTTGAATACTACTTATGAAAGCATCCCTGAGGAAGTTATTTTACATGCGAAGAAAAGCATTCTCAATTGGATGGGCGTTGCAATAGGCGGAAGCCGCCATACTTCAGTTGAAATTTTTTTGGATGTAAAAAAGGAGCTGCAATCCAGCGAACAAGTTTCCATTCTCGGAAGAAATGAGAAAGCGGATTTGTTATGGGCAACTTTAATCAATGGGACAAGCTCGCATGTTTTCGATTTCGATGACACGCATCTCGTTACCTTAAATCACCCAAGCAGCGCTATCGCTCCGGCATGCTTCGCTTTGGCAGAAAAGCTCAATCTTTCAGGTAAACAGATTTTGCGAGCATTTGTATTGGGCATGGAAGCGGATCTGCGGATCGGCAATGCAATCTCTCCAAGTCATTATGATTCCGGATGGCATATTACAGCAACGACTGGAGTTCTTGGCTCCGCGATAGCAGCAGGCATCTTATTGGATTTAAACGAGGAACAAATGATTTACGCGTTAGGGATTGCAGGGACCCAGGCTTTCGGCTTCCTGGAAATGCTGGGAACGATGACCAAGCTGTTCCATCCCGGAAAAGCGGCTCAAAACGGCCTGTGGGCCGCGCTTTTAGCGAAGAGAGGATTTGAGAGCTCCAAACAGATTCTTGAAGCCAAAAAAGGATTTGCCAATGTATTAGCTCCGCAGCACAATCTGGAACTTGTGAATATCCAATGGGGCTCGCAATGGGAAATATTAAATAATGCGTTTAAGCCTTATGCTTGTGGAATTGTACTGCATCCGATTATCGATGCATGTATTGCATTAGGTCAACAAATCGATCCCTCCCAAGTGAAAGAAATTGAGCTTACGGTAAACAAATATGTCATGATCCTAACCGGTAAACCGGAACCGAAAACAGGGCTTGAAGGCAAATATAGCGTTCATCATGTCGCCGCGCTTGCATTCTATGACGGGGATGCGGCCGTGGAACAATTTACGGATGCTAAAGTGTTTGATCCCAAGATACTGGAATTTAAAGATAAAATAAAGCCGATTGTCGATGAATCGATGAAAGAAGACGAGGTTTTAGTCAAATTAACGACCATTGACGGACAGGTCATTGAATATAAAGTCGAGCATGCTACAGGCAGCATCGATAATCCTATGACGGATGAGCATTTGTGCAGAAAGTTCAAGAAGCTGACAACCTCAATCATCGGGGATGACAACACGAACGCCATTATCGAAAAATTATATGCTTTAGATTCAGAAGCGAATTTGAACCAAATTTTATCTTATTGCACCAACTAG
- a CDS encoding tripartite tricarboxylate transporter substrate binding protein, translating into MKKARIGTLLAAAVLAVTVISGCGASTSNGSQTSTAAPKANPKYPTKPIQLIVPFGAGGGTDLVSRAVAEYLTKEWGQTVNVVNKPGAGGATGTQEVLKGTADGYTVLAHNGSSTEALLAGNSNLPFKIEDFKFVSTVVDQPFAYIVKGDSPFNSMKDFDDWVKQNPDKLTFGSTGVTSVQTFSVIQWLDSIGVDYSKVHLVPNNGAGELLPQIAGGHVVLAVQDVTGAANLVKAGKLKILGVTSQNRSPLFPDVPTLDEQGVKNVSTHFWSGISVPSGTPDYIVTQWQSTIDKMLKDSAFLDKLKTLNAQGKYMNSTDFAAMVKSDMATYVNIVKQKGLVK; encoded by the coding sequence ATGAAGAAAGCAAGAATAGGCACTTTGTTGGCAGCAGCAGTTTTAGCAGTAACCGTAATATCAGGTTGTGGGGCTTCTACATCTAATGGTTCTCAAACCAGTACCGCTGCACCTAAAGCGAATCCGAAATACCCGACTAAGCCCATTCAGCTGATCGTGCCGTTTGGTGCTGGTGGCGGAACGGACCTTGTTTCGCGGGCAGTCGCCGAATATTTAACCAAAGAATGGGGGCAGACTGTCAACGTTGTTAATAAACCAGGAGCAGGCGGCGCAACCGGTACGCAAGAGGTACTTAAAGGAACGGCTGACGGATATACCGTACTGGCTCATAACGGTTCCAGCACAGAGGCTCTATTAGCAGGGAACAGTAACTTGCCATTTAAAATTGAAGATTTTAAATTTGTCAGTACAGTGGTAGATCAACCGTTCGCCTATATTGTTAAAGGTGACTCTCCCTTTAATAGCATGAAGGATTTTGACGATTGGGTGAAGCAAAATCCGGATAAGCTGACATTCGGAAGCACCGGTGTGACTTCTGTTCAAACCTTCAGCGTGATCCAGTGGCTCGATAGTATCGGCGTCGACTACTCCAAAGTCCATCTAGTTCCCAACAATGGCGCAGGTGAATTACTTCCGCAGATTGCCGGAGGTCATGTTGTGCTTGCAGTACAAGACGTTACAGGGGCAGCCAACCTGGTTAAAGCAGGTAAGCTGAAAATATTAGGTGTAACCTCGCAGAATAGAAGCCCGCTATTTCCTGACGTTCCTACCTTGGATGAGCAAGGCGTAAAAAATGTCAGCACGCATTTCTGGAGCGGTATTTCCGTACCGAGCGGCACGCCGGATTACATCGTTACCCAGTGGCAGAGCACGATTGATAAAATGTTAAAAGATTCCGCATTCCTTGATAAATTAAAAACGTTGAATGCTCAAGGCAAGTATATGAATTCAACGGATTTTGCCGCTATGGTCAAGAGTGACATGGCGACTTACGTGAATATTGTTAAACAAAAGGGATTAGTCAAGTAA
- a CDS encoding tripartite tricarboxylate transporter permease → MDAILMLLSGFEHALTPSNLAMAALGALIGSLAGMIPGLGPTPAIAILMPFTTVLGPVQGIIMLAGIYYGAIYGGSTTAILLNIPAELQAVPVCLDGYPLAKQGKGGPALGIAAISSFVAGTIGVLGLVFFAPVLADQALKFGPPEYFALMILTLTVIVNLSGNSIVKGLIMGLSGYLVSLVGMGPSSGQMRFTFGNNSLSAGIEMISVIIGLFAVSEVFKGMEEHSAATSAEKIGSVYPSRADLKKTAPTMLRGGIIGFLLGLLPGCSPAVSAFLSYDLEKKISKTPDKFGKGALEGVAAPEAAGNATCSSGFIPLFALGIPSSPPLAILLAGLMIYGLQPGPVLFQQNGSFVWTIIASMFIGNIMLVVLHLPMVGMWVKLTQIPFRVLKPIILVLCVIGVYTVRNSLFDVLMTLIFGVIGYFLRKFQWPLVPFILCFMLGPLMEKSFIQSMSISAGNFSIFFTSPIALTILILSAVLFSVSMILIKRTRQRLNAAEADGVA, encoded by the coding sequence ATGGATGCTATTCTTATGCTGTTATCAGGCTTCGAGCATGCTCTAACACCCAGTAACCTTGCGATGGCCGCATTGGGAGCTCTGATAGGGTCGTTAGCCGGCATGATCCCGGGACTCGGTCCGACACCGGCTATTGCGATCTTGATGCCGTTTACGACCGTTCTTGGACCGGTACAAGGAATCATTATGTTAGCCGGAATCTACTATGGAGCGATTTACGGCGGCTCCACCACCGCCATTCTGCTCAACATTCCTGCGGAGCTTCAGGCAGTTCCGGTTTGTCTGGATGGTTATCCATTAGCCAAGCAAGGCAAAGGGGGACCCGCTCTCGGGATCGCCGCTATCTCCTCCTTCGTTGCCGGTACCATAGGAGTTTTGGGACTTGTATTCTTTGCTCCGGTCCTTGCTGATCAAGCCTTGAAATTCGGGCCCCCTGAGTATTTCGCGCTCATGATTTTGACTCTGACCGTGATTGTAAATTTATCGGGAAATTCCATAGTTAAAGGCTTGATTATGGGGCTTTCCGGCTATTTGGTTTCCTTGGTGGGCATGGGGCCGTCCTCAGGACAGATGCGCTTTACGTTCGGTAACAATTCGTTATCGGCCGGAATTGAAATGATCAGCGTCATCATCGGACTGTTCGCGGTCTCCGAAGTTTTTAAAGGAATGGAAGAGCACTCGGCCGCTACCTCAGCGGAAAAAATCGGGAGTGTATATCCAAGCAGGGCCGATCTGAAGAAGACTGCGCCGACAATGCTCCGAGGGGGAATTATTGGCTTTCTGCTCGGCTTATTGCCCGGGTGCTCTCCTGCGGTTTCAGCCTTTTTGTCCTATGACCTGGAGAAAAAAATATCCAAGACCCCGGATAAATTTGGCAAAGGTGCACTTGAAGGGGTTGCAGCGCCGGAAGCTGCCGGCAATGCAACGTGTTCTTCAGGTTTTATACCGTTATTTGCTCTTGGCATTCCAAGCTCTCCGCCTCTTGCCATTTTGCTCGCTGGTTTAATGATTTACGGCTTGCAGCCGGGACCTGTCTTGTTTCAACAGAACGGCAGCTTCGTTTGGACCATCATTGCAAGTATGTTTATCGGAAATATCATGCTTGTCGTACTGCACCTTCCCATGGTCGGAATGTGGGTGAAGCTGACCCAAATCCCTTTCAGGGTGCTGAAGCCAATCATTCTCGTGCTTTGTGTCATTGGAGTTTATACAGTAAGAAACAGTTTGTTTGACGTGTTGATGACGCTTATTTTCGGCGTTATCGGATACTTCTTGCGTAAGTTTCAATGGCCGCTTGTTCCGTTTATTCTCTGCTTTATGCTGGGGCCGCTAATGGAAAAATCGTTTATTCAATCCATGTCGATATCGGCGGGCAACTTCTCCATTTTCTTCACAAGCCCGATTGCGTTGACCATTTTAATTCTTTCGGCCGTGTTATTCAGTGTATCCATGATTCTGATCAAACGCACAAGACAACGGTTAAATGCAGCCGAAGCTGATGGCGTAGCATAA
- a CDS encoding tripartite tricarboxylate transporter TctB family protein gives MKADRIGGMISIIIGAIAISESIRLSPMRMSTFAGDHTMPGVVGGALILLGLLLVFFIKGENHKVEFPNRKLIIQMVLTIVLLFAYWFVIKYLGYVISTLLVSVGLFKVMSSYSWIKSSFYAVILAAAFYLIFVRFLNLPFPTGIFNI, from the coding sequence ATGAAGGCAGACCGAATCGGTGGAATGATTAGCATTATTATAGGGGCCATCGCTATATCGGAATCCATTCGCTTATCTCCGATGAGAATGAGCACGTTCGCAGGGGATCATACGATGCCGGGGGTTGTCGGCGGAGCATTGATTTTGCTAGGTCTGCTGCTGGTTTTCTTTATCAAGGGAGAGAACCATAAAGTAGAGTTCCCGAATCGGAAATTAATAATCCAAATGGTCCTGACGATCGTTTTATTGTTTGCCTATTGGTTTGTTATCAAATATTTGGGTTATGTCATCAGCACTTTACTTGTCTCTGTTGGCTTATTTAAAGTCATGAGCTCGTACAGTTGGATCAAATCCAGTTTTTACGCGGTTATTTTAGCTGCGGCCTTTTACTTGATATTTGTCCGATTCCTTAATTTACCATTTCCAACGGGGATTTTTAATATATAG
- a CDS encoding aspartate/glutamate racemase family protein, translating to MDKPKRLGMLVPSSNTLVEPVCSRMVNDVPEVDCYYSRFPVTHISLEQSSLKQFDFEPMLKAAELLAHADVDVIAWNGASGSWFGADIDRELCALITKTTGIPATTATLALLDAFEKNHVKSCHLITPYIPEMNELIMEQYKTLGIETIHYEGCGLTVNWQIGSVSQEKLESMIQNVTSSPADAISVPCTNFPVINHIEYFENKYNHTIYDTIAVVVKQSMEMVGVDPSKVKGWGRLFQLNAVN from the coding sequence ATGGATAAGCCGAAAAGACTTGGAATGCTAGTCCCTTCGTCAAACACTCTTGTGGAACCTGTATGTTCCAGGATGGTAAATGACGTACCGGAAGTCGATTGCTATTATTCCAGATTTCCAGTAACTCATATTTCATTGGAACAAAGCTCGCTGAAACAATTTGACTTTGAACCGATGCTGAAAGCTGCTGAACTGTTAGCGCATGCCGATGTCGATGTCATTGCTTGGAACGGAGCATCCGGAAGCTGGTTTGGCGCAGATATCGATCGAGAGCTTTGTGCATTGATTACAAAAACAACCGGTATTCCCGCTACAACAGCTACGTTGGCTTTATTGGATGCTTTCGAGAAAAATCATGTCAAATCTTGCCATCTGATCACGCCTTATATACCGGAAATGAATGAGTTAATCATGGAGCAATATAAAACTCTCGGGATCGAAACCATTCATTATGAAGGATGCGGTCTGACCGTTAACTGGCAAATCGGTTCGGTGAGCCAAGAGAAGCTTGAAAGTATGATCCAGAATGTCACATCCTCACCTGCGGATGCTATCAGTGTTCCTTGCACGAACTTCCCTGTGATCAACCATATTGAGTATTTCGAAAATAAATATAACCATACGATTTACGATACGATCGCGGTTGTAGTTAAGCAGTCAATGGAAATGGTTGGTGTTGACCCATCGAAAGTGAAGGGCTGGGGAAGACTGTTTCAGCTTAACGCCGTAAATTAA